AGTGAAGTTGGCCAAATAGGGGTACCCTGAATACATGTATGGATTCCAGAGGGGGAGATTTCCGGAGAGTATCTCCCCGAAGCCGAATGAACGCGTGGAGGCAAAGTAACGGATATCGCGTTCGGCCATCACCACATCAGAGGTCGAGAAGAGAGCATGTCCAAAAAGCGTAATTGTATACAGCAAAAGCGCGGTGGGCGCGAGAAGGGGCGAAAGCCTGGCTCTCCATTGTGCTCGACGGTCTGCGACTTCCATATTGTGCGCGAGAATAGCATGCGAAGGATACGAAAGCCAGACCACATCCTGGCTTTGGGTCGACACATGGACAGGGCAGCGATCATGACTTTCGCACGCGATCCTGACTACCCAAGTGCGAAGTGTAGAGCGCACCCGTAAACGCCGTCTCGTCAGGAGAGCGATAGTCTAGTCTCCATTGCATTCGAGAAAGCCAGGCACTACAGAATTGCGCACGAGTATTTGCATATTGTGGCAGTCCGTAGTATATAGTTATATGTAATCCGCTGGGGGCAAAATAGGGGGATTCACTAATGCCGCATGCCAGACTCGCTATTTCCATGTACTTTCGCAGCTTTGTTTTCTTAGCTTTTGCAGGCATCTTCTGTTGGGGGCCGTTAGCAAGCGCGACGACGCTCTATGTCGATATCGCCAACACGTCGGGTGTCGAGACGAGGGCTTCGTGGGAATCAGCTTTTGTTTCGATCCAGGACGCCATCGATGCCGCGGCGATGAATGACACCGTCTCGGTGAGGCCGGGCACGTACACGGAGAGTCTTGTTGTCCCTTACAACATGCATATCCTGTCGACGGACATCAATTCGCCGGAAGACTACATTATCGATGGAGGCGCTCAAAGCTCGGTCATTCGGTTCGTGAACACGATCGGTTATCACAACAGCGAATCGAAACCGGCCGGTTTCACTATTCAAAACGGCCTGAATCTGAACGGGGCGGGAATATGTGGGGGTCGAAGCGCACAGCGCATTACTCGAACCCGGATACCTGGGTCACATCCACCACAGCATCATTCAGTACAACGCTGCAAACGGTTGGTCTGGGCATGATATTGACACGGGCTGGGGCGGCGGATCCCCGGATGCGAATGGAAGCAGGTCTTCACGCGCTCGGGTTTCGCCATCACGCCATCAACAATTCTCGGACTTACAATAAGAGGTGCAACTCCCGGTGACGCGATGATAAACAATCTGGCAGTACAAGAACTGCCATAACCCTTTGACTGTGTGCGGCGGCTTGATCCTGCAACGACTGGGTCGCCGCTTCCTTTTTGTGGACCGGCTAGACGAAGTGGCCTGACACGAACATCAACACATAACAACAGGCTGACATCGGGCAATTACGTCAGGTCTGCGCGTCAAGAGGCTTGAGATTGGGGGAGGGACTCGGATGACGCAACGGGTTCGGCGGGAGTCGCATTGGCGCGTTTTTGCTCGGCCCACATGAGGAAGCGGTCAACGCGGTCGTAGACTTCTTGGGCGCCTTCGCCGTTGACGATGCCGTGGCGGTTGCGGTCGAAGAAGGTG
Above is a window of Candidatus Hydrogenedentota bacterium DNA encoding:
- a CDS encoding alpha/beta hydrolase, with the protein product CVPALVIQGYHDPIVDPSSGESIFKRIGSSDKELTFFDRNRHGIVNGEGAQEVYDRVDRFLMWAEQKRANATPAEPVASSESLPQSQAS